The segment CCAATGATACACAAAGAAAAAAATTAAAAAAAATAAAAAGAAAGCTCTAAAAACACTGGAAAGTCTCTCGAAAGTCTGATTTCAAAGTCAAATTTTATACCGATACATTTGACCTTTTTACCGATAAACCGACATACTCGGTGTGTTCTCCGATTTTTTAGCTACATATATTTATATTCAGTGCAACTTTGTATATCCAAAATAAAGAATCATGCAGTTAAATAAAAATATAGCGGTTAGTGACTCGGGGTTTATTTTTAACCCAAGCACTGGGGACTCTTTTTCTACCAATACTATTGGAGGCGAGATTATTCAAATGCTGAAAGAGAATAAAGATAAGGAAGAGATTATCCAAAAACTCTTGGAGGATTATTTGGTAGATAAATCTACCTTAGAAAAAGACTTACAAGATTTTATTCAGATGCTAACGGCTCATTATCTATTAAAAAATGAGTAAGCAAAAAATCACCGTAGGAGTTACTGGCTTAAATAACATTGACAGTCCTGGGCCGGGTATTCCGGTAATTCGGGCTTTAAAGGAAAGTTCACATTTTGAGGTTCGGATTATTGGGTTGAGCTATGAAACCTTAGAGCCGGGGCTGTATATGCACGATTTGGTTGATAAGTCGTATTCCATACCGCTTCCGGGTACCGGAACGGCAAGTTTATTACAACGTTTGAGCTACATTCATGAAAAAGAGCAGTTAGATGTTATTATTCCCAATTTTGATGCGGAGTTACACAGTTTTATTCGGTTAGCTCCGCAGCTAAAGGCTGAATTTGGAATAGCTACGTTTCTGCCTACCCAAGAGCAATTTGAATCTCGGCATAAATCGGTGCTGTATGAATTTGGTGTAGCCAACAAAATTAAAGTACCCAAGTCCCGTATGGTATTTTCTCCGGCAGAAATTACCGCACTTGCGTATGAATTTTCTTTTCCGATTGTCGTTAAGGGAAAGTTTTATGATGCGCATATTGCTGCAACAATGGAGCAGGCTATTAGCTATTTCCACAAAATCAGCGCTAAGTGGGGGCTTCCTATCATTATCCAAGAATTTGTTTCCGGTAATGAAGTGAATGTTACAGCCATTGGTAATGGTACGGGAAAATGTATCGGCGCAGTGCCTATGCGTAAATTGTATATTACTGACAAGGGAAAAGCTTGGGCAGGCATTTCCTTAGAAGACGAGCAACTTATCGAGATTACCAATCGAGTTATTGCAAACTCCTGCTGGAAAGGCGGCTGTGAGCTGGAGTTCATCAAGACACAAGCCGGTGAATATTATCTATTAGAAATGAATCCCCGTTTTCCGGCATGGATTTATTTAGCCGTAGGCTGCGGCCAAAATCACCCGGAAGCACTCGTTAAAATGGCCTTAGAGCAAAACGTGGAACCATTTGCAAATTATGAAAGCGGAAAATTATTTATCCGATACAGTTTTGACCAAATTGTATCATTGAGTGAATTTGAGAAAATATCTACATTCGGAGAATTATAAAATTATTTTTTCTAACAAAGACAACTATTATGAGCAAGAAATCCTATGAACGTCCGGTCATTCAGAAGCTAAACGCCGGTATTATGAACAAGTTTGGCACTAAAACGGAGTTTTTTCCGGTAACTCATATTGACGGAGTTGCGGTAAACAAACTATTAACCGATTATGGTTCACCGCTTTTTGTGATTTCGGAAAGACAAATTCGCAGAAATTACCAGCAAGCGAATCGAGCTTTTAAAACCCGCTACCCCAAAGTACAATTTGCTTGGAGCTATAAAACCAATTACCTGAATGCTGTCTGCAAAACATTTCATCAAGAAGGTTCTTGGGCAGAAGTTGTTTCTATTTTTGAATACCGGAAAGCCCTTGCAAATGGTGTTCCGGGAAATAAAATTATATTCAATGGCCCTGATAAAACAGAGGCTGACCTAAAATTTGCTGCAGAAAATGATTCGCTCATCCACATTGACCATTACGATGAATTGTATCAACTTGTAGAGATTTTGCAAACAGAGGATCTTCATGCTCGGGTAGCTATCCGGGTAAATATGGATACCGGAATTTACCCCATGTGGGATAGGTTTGGCTTTAACTACGAAAATGGGCAGGCGTGGAACGCAATTACCAAAATCATGTCCCAGCCGGGAATGGAATTGGTGGGCTTGCATTGCCATATCGGAACATATATGCTGAGTGCGCAAGCATACGCTACCGCTGCCTATAAATTAGCTGACTTAGCACACCATATCAAACTTAAATACGGAAAAGTTATCCAATACTTAGATTTAGGAGGAGGATTTGCTTCCGAAAACACCCTAAAAGGTTCTTACCTGCAAGGTGCTGATGTTGTTCCCTCTATTGACGACTACGCAGAAGCTATCACAACAGCAATATTGAATGCCGGATTTAAGCAGGAAGACCTACCAACCTTATTTTTAGAAACTGGAAGGGCATTAATTGATGATGCCGCTTGGCTGCTGGGAACCGTTATTGCGACCAAACGTTTAAGCGACGGCAGGAGAGCAACTATCTTGGACTTCGGGGTAAATCTGCTCTTTACTTCTTTCTGGTATGACCATAAGATTTCTGTATCCAAAGAATTTTCACACCACACTGAAGACATGATTCTTTACGGACCTTTGTGTATGAACATAGATTGTGTGCGGGAAAACATTAACCTTCCGTTACTGAACAAGGGAGACCACGTTGTTGTGCACAAAGTAGGTGCTTACAATATGACCCAGTGGATGCAATTCATCCAAATGCGCCCCAAAATCGTGCTGATTGACAGAGAAGGAAAAGTACACATCATCAGGGAAAATGAATCCTTAGAAACAATGCTGCGATATGAACAAACTCCTGACCATTTACAGGATATTTCATTAGCTTAATCATAAAACCAGAATCTATACATTTATCTGATTATCAATAAATAACATATTGAAAAAAATAACCTGTTTACTAAATTGAGATATTTATGCTGAAGCAGATTTCTTTATGGCTTGAATCAACCCTAAATAGTTACGGCCAGATATTTTTTTCATTAAATCCGGTTTTTTCTGGAATAATTTTATTGGTAACTTTATTTGTACCAACACAAGGTTTAGCCGGTTTATCAGGTGTTTTGTTAGCCAATTTTTTGGCACAGCGCTTAGGTTTCAACCAAACAGAAATTCGGGAAGGTATTTTTGGTTTCAATGCCTTGTTGTTAGGCTTAGCCTTAGCGCATCAGTTTGACTTTACACTCACATTCTGCTTCTTCTTTATCATATCAATCGTTATTTTGCTGCTGATGACGGCTGTGATAAAAGGTTTTTTGCAGGTTTATCATTTGCCTTTTGTGAGTTTACCTTTTTTGGCGACCTATTGGCTCGTTTCTCTCTCGGCGGGCAATATGTCGTCTTTGGTATGGAGCGACCAAGCCGTTTATGCAATTAATGAACATTCAAGGATGCAGGAATATGCTTGGTATCAGTTAGTTCACAGCTTAGATGCTAATTCTTTACCGTTATTTGTAGCTGTTTTTTTGCGGACGTTATCGTCCGTATTTTTTGTAGATTCTATTTTGGGAGGCTTATTGATAGCTTTGGGGCTATTGTATCACTCAAGGATTGCGTTTTCGTTAGCGGTAATAGGCTTCTCAACGGCAATCGTTTGTTATCAATTATTAGGTGTTCCGTTATTAGATTTTATTTATGGTTTAAGCGGCTCCAATTTTATTTTTTGGGGAATAGCCGTAGGCTGTTTTTATCTTGTGCCAAATATTGGGAGTTATTTAGCGGTGATTATTCTAACACCGGTTTTAATGATGCTGGTAATTAGCTCCGGAAAAGTGCTGGAAGTTTTTCAACTAAAAGCCTTTACAGTAGCCTTTTCTGCACTCACTATCCTATTTTTGTTTGCATTATTACACCGTTGGTTTCATCAGTTTTTGCATTTGGTTACAGTTCAATATTACCATGCAGAGAAAACAATCTATAAATATCTTTCTTCATTACAGCGTCTAAAAAATGTTGGTTATGCTAAAATTTCCTTACCGTTTTTTGGAGAATGGTCTGTTAGTCAAGGATATAATGGTTCTCTTACCCACTTAGGTGATTGGAGCTACGCCTTAGATTTTATGATTCAAGATGATGAACAAAAGAGTTATTACAGAGCGGGAGTTAATCGGGAAGACTATTATTGCTACAACAAACCGGTTTTAGCTCCTTTGGATGGCTATGTTTATGACATTCACAATTACGTTGAAGAGAATGACATTGCTGGAGTGAATACAGAACAAAATTGGGGTAATACTATTATTATCAATCACTTGAATGGGTTATATTCACAGATCAGCCACCTTAAAAAAGATTCATTTTTGGTTTCTATTGGGGATTATGTTACTCGGGGCACAATCATAGCGGCTTGTGGAAATAGCGGGCGTTCACCGGAACCACATATCCATTTTCAGCTACAAACAATTCCATTGGTTGGTGCAAAAACACTCCCTTATCCGGTGGCTTATTTTGTCGAAAAAGATAAAAATGACCAAGAAACATTACACACTTTTGAAGTACCAAAGCTACATACAACCATCAGTAATGTTCTACCGGCTGAACTACTCACGGCAAGTTTTGATTTCAAACCCGGTAAAAAAATTGCTTTTTTGAAAGAAAACACTCAAGAACTCACCGTTTGGGAGGTGATGACAGACGCTTTCAACCGAAGTTACTTATTCTGCACCGAAACCAAATCCGTAGCCTATTTCATAAATGATGCAACAATGTTTTATTTTACTGACTTTGAGGGAGATAGAAACTCATTGTTATTTCAATTTTACTTAGCGGCTTTTCGCGTATTGCTGGGTTGTTATCCCAAAGTTACCCTCACAGACCAAATTCCCTTAATTCATTTCAGCAGCATTTGGGTTCAGTGGATACAAGATTTCTTAGCTCCGTTTTACCTGTTCGTTAAGGCTGCTTATGAAAGCCGAATCTCGACAGTAGATAATCAACATTCACCGGCTAACTTAGCGATTTTAAGCCACATAAATACCCGATTTTGGGGTAAAAAAACAAATTCAGTTTCCTACAAAATCTCTTTGTACGAAAAAAGAATCCAGCACTTTTCTATTTTAAAAAAACATCAAACAATCAATTATTTATGCGTTGCTTGATTGTTGTAGCAAAAGTAGGGCTTTTATTAGCCAGTTTTGCAGCTATCGTTTTTAATGGATTTAGTCAAAACCTCTTAGATGTTGATTATCAAACGTACAATCTTTTTGTGCAAGGAAAGTATGACTCCTTAAAAATCATTGGAAATGAATACATTAAAAGAGGTGATGATTTTTATTTTTTGAGAATGCGTTTGGGAATGATTTATTATCAGGAAAAGAACTATGAAGTTGCTCAACAGCATTTTGAACGAGCATACCAATTTAACGATGCTGATTCAGTTTTACAGGAATACTTGTATTTTACATATCTCTTTACGAATCAGCCGGAATCGGCAAATATTTTGCTCTGTAAGTCATCAATAAGTCTGCAACAAAAGCTAAACTATCGTCCTTCGGGTATCCGGCAGATTACCATCGGCGGCGGCTATCTGACTACCAATAATGACCACAACTTTGCAGCAAAAGATATTTTGCAGCAAAATGCCTATGCAGAAGGATATTTTTCCGGTAAAGCTATTTTCGGACGCTTAGAAATACAAAGCGTTCATAATAAAGGACTTAGAATGTTTCATGCAATCCAGTGTTTTAGTACTACAACTCTTGGGCGCACAATTGCGCCAACGTTTCATTATGCCCAAACGGGTAATAACTTAAATATTCAGTATAACGGAATGTTATCTTATGCTTTTAATCGTGGTTGGAAAACTTATTTGGGGGCGGGCTTTTATAGACAGACATATTCTTTGTATCAATTTGAAACGACGAATCCTGTATCTCCGGATACTTTTCCCAAAACAAAAGTTTTTTATCAAGGTTTTTGGTCAGATTGTTTTGCCGGAGTATTTGGCGTGAGCAAACGCCTTCCGTACTGCGCTCCTTTATTGGAAATTGCAGTTGCAAATTTTAACCAGAAACTCTTTTTGCAGGGAGAAACCTCTATTACTTATTTTCCACTTGGAAATACCCATTTTTACGGCACAACTACCTTCACATTAATCAAGCAAGATTCTTTAAATCAGTTTGTTATATCTCAATCTATCGGTGGAAAAATAACCAACAAGCTCTGGTATGAAATCAATGGCAGCTACGGAAACCATCAAAACTATCTGGCTGCGATGGGGTTTCTAACCTATAATACGCTTGGAATAGTTCGCAGCACCATCGGGTTTGATTTACGATATTATCTCAATCGGTTTATAATCAACTTATTGTATAGATTTCAATTACGGGAAGGGAACTACTTTCAAGTTACCCGAGAAAATATTATTCAACGACCAAATTTTAATTTCAATAACCACATTTTTTCAATTTCAATAACATGGAAACTGTAAGAAAAATTTCTGTATTCTGTCTGTTAGCAATGCCTTTAGTTGTTTTTGGACAAGACCAAGCTATTCTACATCAGGCATTTAGCAAAAGTTATACTCAAGAATCTGCACATAATTACAAAGGAGCTATTGCCGAACTTTCTGCACACTACACCGAATCGTCTTACGAACTCAACTTACGTCTTGCTTGGCTTAGCTATTTAGCCGGATTATTCAATGAATCCGTTACATATTACCAAAAAGCGGCAAAACTGATGCCTGCGGCAACAGAACCTCTTTGGGGAATCATCAACCCTTATACCAAAACCGAAAATTACAATGATATTGAGCAAATTTACTTGTCTATTTTGAAGTTAGATCCCAAAAATGCTAAAGCTAATTATTCTTTGGGAATTTTGTATTACTACCGCAAAGACTTTATCAATGCAAAAAAATATTTAGATGTATCCCTAAATCTATATCCATTTGACTATGACTCTATGCTGATGAGTGCTTGGACAAACTATTTTTTAGGGAAATTAAACGAGGCTAAAATTCTATTTAACAAGGTGTTGCTTTCAAACCCCAATGATAAATCTGCTCTGGATGGATTGGGGCTAATCAAATAAGAAACACTATTTATTACTTTTCATAAATAGTTTAAACAACTTAACATCCAACTTCTATAATTTAACAATCTGTTTTTCAGGATATTGCTTTAATAGAAGTTGGATGTTTTTTAGATTTCAGGCTGCATTTTTAGTGTCTAATAAAGTGCGCAGTTTTTTTAAGGCATAACGCAGCCGTCCTAAGGTAGTATTTAGGTTGGTGCCTGTTTGCTCTGCTATTTCACGGAAAGAGAGTTCTTCAAAAAAGCGCAGGTGAACTACCTCCCGCTGAGATTTTGGAAGCTGGTTTAATAAGCAGGAAATAGTTTCTGCTAATTCTTGATACATAAGTTGTTCCTCCGGCATACTATCGCTATGAATAGCCTTTTGAGCTACAAGCAAGTCTTCGTTACCCCACAGATGTTGTTTACTCTTTTGGTTTCGATACTTATCTATAGCCAGATTTCGGATAATACGGCTTGCCCACGATAAAAATCTACCGTCATCAGCATACTTTCCAGAAATAACCTGTTGATAGATTTTTAGCATACCCTCTTGCAGCAAATCATCTACAGATGCTGCATCCAGTAAAATTTTTTTAGCTACACTGCGCAAGTATGTGTGATGGCGGTGCATCAACATATCAAAAGCACGGCATTCCCCTTGTTGCAAAATATGAACTAATTCAATATCTGAAAGATTTGCCCAACTTAACTTTGTTTTCATTGCTTTACGATTTAAAGGTTTTCGTAAAGGTTCTTCCATATTTTTACGTTTATACGTAAATCTGAAACATAAATTTTACACTATTAAGTAAAAGTGCTCTTATAGGTAGCGGTCTAATGATGAGTGTAAATATTTAACGAATAAAGTAATGAATTATTTTATGGATAGAATTTTTTTAGCAAGAAATGATGGCTCAAATGTAGTGAATTATTTGTTTTACAAAGAACTTTTAGTGCTAAAAAGTAGTTTTTGGTAAATACGTAACGCTCCGGTTAGTGGCTATTTTGATACCCAAAACGCCCACCAAGTTTATTGGACAATTTAGTTAGAAAATATTTAGGCAGCGTTAAAAGTTTTGTATTTTTGTCATTTTCGGATAGTTACCTTATGTTATTGGGTCTAATACATATATTAGCATTAAATATAGTGTTGTTATTTGCACCGGGTTTGTATGTTATTTCAATATATTCACGGCGCAGACTCAAACATGTTACCTTAGAATGGTGGCCTTCCGGCTTAGTACTATTTTCCACCGCACTTTTGGTGCTAAATATTTTATTACTGATAACGACCGGATTGTTAGCTACATCCGTTATGGATAATTTTCCAAGCATAATCGTTAATTCGCTTCCTGCTGAAAATATCAGGCTATTAGCATTAGATAGCTTTTTCTTACTTATATCTGGCGTTTTAGTATATATTTCCGTTCAAAATTTGTTTACTCAATACGTTACCCACGAGGGAATTGTGATTTCACAAATCAAATTAAGCCATAAATTAGTAACTTACAAGCTATTACGCTGGGAAGATATTTCTGATTATTACCTAAGGCGGGATTACCCTGTTACCTATTTCAATTTTTTAGTAAAAAACAGCCAGCAAAATGGTTACGACCGTATTCAGGTTCAAGTTCCGTTTAGCCATCTGCAACATTTTCAGGGTATCTTGGATATGAATTTGAATTTACAAGAAGAAATACGTGAACGAAAGCGTATGCAAAACAGAAAAATTTCAAAAAATTAATATGAAAATTCAAACCGTTGGTGTTGCGGGAGCTGGAATTATGGGGCAAGGTATCACAACAACCATTTTGTTATCAGGATATAACGTTATTTTGTATGATATTAATAACGAAACATTGGAGTCTGGGAAACAGTTAATTACCGGATACATCAACAAAAGTCAGCAGTTGGGAAAGATTTCGGCAGAATTAGCCCAGAACGCCTTGTCTAATTTGATAACTACCACCACACTCACAGAACTTGTGGGAGAGTTAATCATAGAAGCTGCACCGGAATCATTAGCCATAAAACAAGAAATTTTCAAAACCGTAGAATCCGTTAATAGCACCGAAACAATATTTGCGACAAACACTTCTTCGTTATCTGTTTCTCAGATAGGCAGTTGCCTTATCAACCAAAAGCGTTTTTTAGGGTTACACTTTTTCAACCCGGCACCTTTGATGAAGTTAGTGGAAATAGTTCGCAGCTTAGCCACTACACCAGAAACGGTTCAAATAGTGCGCAATTTTACCGAATCTTTACAAAAACAAACAGTGATAGCAGCAGATACCCCCGGCTTTATTGTAAACCGAATAGCCCGCTTTTATTACTTAGAAAGCCTGCGTATTCTAGAAGAACAAGTTGCTAATGTGGAAACTATTGACAAACTATTTGAAGGAACTAACTTTCGGATGGGGCCTTTTCGGCTGATGGACTTGATTGGCATTGATACGAACCATGAAGTTACAAAGTCAATCTACCGCGGTTTTTTTGATGAACCTCGTTTTAGACCCAGCAGGATTCAGCAAACATTGGTGAACGCCGGAAAGTTTGGGAAAAAAACACGCTCAGGATTCTACGAATATCCCGACTAAATGCTTTACATCAAAGCACTACACGTGATTTTTGTCGTAACTTGGTTTAGTGGCTTATTTTATGTAGTACGCCTATTCATCTACAACCGAGAAGCACAAGATAAGCCCCCAAAAGAAGCATTAATCTTACGAAATCAGTACCAAATTATGATTAACCGCTTATGGTTGGGCATCACTTGGCCTTCAGCGATACTAACATTCATTTTAGGAAGTACCTTATTATCAACCTATGAGAATATTCCTACTTGGCTTTGGTTGAAAATATGCCTGATAGTTGGGTTATTTACCTATCATGGAACTCTTCATTATATCTATAAACAACAAAAAGAAGGTCATTTTTCTTTAACCTCAAAACAACTTAGAATCTGGAATGAAGTAGCCACTGTTTTCTTAGTCGGAATCGTAATGTTGGTAATCGTTCGGGATTCAATAAGCCTACTTTGGGGCTTATTGGGGATTTTTTTATTCGCTATGGTATTATTAACAAGCATTCAGGTCTATCAACGCCTCCGAAAGTAAGATACTATTTCCGAAATTAGATAATAGAAATTCTAAACTTATTGGTTCATAATGTCTTTTGTGCTGCACAAAATAAATGATGGACTCATTAAGAAATCTGGTTGTGGTTCAGAAAGTATGATGAGATATTTAGCTAACTTTACAATTAACGAAACCCATAATGCCCTGATAGCAATAATAACTCATCAGCAAAATTACGGCTTTCCTACATTCTATACCAAAACCTGAACATTGGTTTAAGCCGGTTTGGCACCTGTTAAATTTGTAACTTTGCAGTCCATAACGTTGTAGTATTTTGGTTGCCAACGCAATAATATGAATTTTGGGCTGTAAGCCTATTGAATATTAGTTTGAACCAGTTTATTCTAAAACAGTAATTTTGCTATTTGAAACAGCATACGAGTTGCTAACTTTGCCATAACTAACTCAACAGATGTACAAGATCTTTTTAATATTGTGTTTATTCCCTATCTTAAACCTAAATGCTCAGCTTGGGCCGGGAAATACAGCTATACCTTTTTCACTTAAAAACGTTGATGGAAAAACAATTTCTTTGTATTCCTTAGAAGATATGAACGGAGCTATTCTTGTTTTTACCTGTAATAGTTGCTCATACTCAAAATCTTACGAAGAAAGAATCAACCAACTGCATAAAAAATATGCCCCCAAAGGCTTTCCTGTAATCGCCATTAACCCAAATGACCCAAAGATTGATACCAAAGATTCTTATGAAAATATGGTTAAATATTTTAATGAAAAAAAGTATTCTTTTTACTATCTGCAAGATATTACCCAAGAGATAGCTAAGGCTTATGATGTGCAAGAATTGCCCTACGTTTTTCTTTTACAAAAATATACCGGCGGAAATTGGGGGGTAGAATATACCGGAGCTATTGATGATAGCCTACAAAATAACCAGAAAATAAAAAACCGCTATGTAGAAACAGCTATCCAGCAAATTCAAGAT is part of the Bacteroidia bacterium genome and harbors:
- a CDS encoding ATP-grasp domain-containing protein, with amino-acid sequence MSKQKITVGVTGLNNIDSPGPGIPVIRALKESSHFEVRIIGLSYETLEPGLYMHDLVDKSYSIPLPGTGTASLLQRLSYIHEKEQLDVIIPNFDAELHSFIRLAPQLKAEFGIATFLPTQEQFESRHKSVLYEFGVANKIKVPKSRMVFSPAEITALAYEFSFPIVVKGKFYDAHIAATMEQAISYFHKISAKWGLPIIIQEFVSGNEVNVTAIGNGTGKCIGAVPMRKLYITDKGKAWAGISLEDEQLIEITNRVIANSCWKGGCELEFIKTQAGEYYLLEMNPRFPAWIYLAVGCGQNHPEALVKMALEQNVEPFANYESGKLFIRYSFDQIVSLSEFEKISTFGEL
- a CDS encoding urea transporter; translation: MLKQISLWLESTLNSYGQIFFSLNPVFSGIILLVTLFVPTQGLAGLSGVLLANFLAQRLGFNQTEIREGIFGFNALLLGLALAHQFDFTLTFCFFFIISIVILLLMTAVIKGFLQVYHLPFVSLPFLATYWLVSLSAGNMSSLVWSDQAVYAINEHSRMQEYAWYQLVHSLDANSLPLFVAVFLRTLSSVFFVDSILGGLLIALGLLYHSRIAFSLAVIGFSTAIVCYQLLGVPLLDFIYGLSGSNFIFWGIAVGCFYLVPNIGSYLAVIILTPVLMMLVISSGKVLEVFQLKAFTVAFSALTILFLFALLHRWFHQFLHLVTVQYYHAEKTIYKYLSSLQRLKNVGYAKISLPFFGEWSVSQGYNGSLTHLGDWSYALDFMIQDDEQKSYYRAGVNREDYYCYNKPVLAPLDGYVYDIHNYVEENDIAGVNTEQNWGNTIIINHLNGLYSQISHLKKDSFLVSIGDYVTRGTIIAACGNSGRSPEPHIHFQLQTIPLVGAKTLPYPVAYFVEKDKNDQETLHTFEVPKLHTTISNVLPAELLTASFDFKPGKKIAFLKENTQELTVWEVMTDAFNRSYLFCTETKSVAYFINDATMFYFTDFEGDRNSLLFQFYLAAFRVLLGCYPKVTLTDQIPLIHFSSIWVQWIQDFLAPFYLFVKAAYESRISTVDNQHSPANLAILSHINTRFWGKKTNSVSYKISLYEKRIQHFSILKKHQTINYLCVA
- a CDS encoding PqqD family protein; translation: MQLNKNIAVSDSGFIFNPSTGDSFSTNTIGGEIIQMLKENKDKEEIIQKLLEDYLVDKSTLEKDLQDFIQMLTAHYLLKNE
- a CDS encoding alanine racemase; translated protein: MSKKSYERPVIQKLNAGIMNKFGTKTEFFPVTHIDGVAVNKLLTDYGSPLFVISERQIRRNYQQANRAFKTRYPKVQFAWSYKTNYLNAVCKTFHQEGSWAEVVSIFEYRKALANGVPGNKIIFNGPDKTEADLKFAAENDSLIHIDHYDELYQLVEILQTEDLHARVAIRVNMDTGIYPMWDRFGFNYENGQAWNAITKIMSQPGMELVGLHCHIGTYMLSAQAYATAAYKLADLAHHIKLKYGKVIQYLDLGGGFASENTLKGSYLQGADVVPSIDDYAEAITTAILNAGFKQEDLPTLFLETGRALIDDAAWLLGTVIATKRLSDGRRATILDFGVNLLFTSFWYDHKISVSKEFSHHTEDMILYGPLCMNIDCVRENINLPLLNKGDHVVVHKVGAYNMTQWMQFIQMRPKIVLIDREGKVHIIRENESLETMLRYEQTPDHLQDISLA
- a CDS encoding RNA polymerase sigma factor; the protein is MKTKLSWANLSDIELVHILQQGECRAFDMLMHRHHTYLRSVAKKILLDAASVDDLLQEGMLKIYQQVISGKYADDGRFLSWASRIIRNLAIDKYRNQKSKQHLWGNEDLLVAQKAIHSDSMPEEQLMYQELAETISCLLNQLPKSQREVVHLRFFEELSFREIAEQTGTNLNTTLGRLRYALKKLRTLLDTKNAA
- a CDS encoding CopD family protein, producing MLYIKALHVIFVVTWFSGLFYVVRLFIYNREAQDKPPKEALILRNQYQIMINRLWLGITWPSAILTFILGSTLLSTYENIPTWLWLKICLIVGLFTYHGTLHYIYKQQKEGHFSLTSKQLRIWNEVATVFLVGIVMLVIVRDSISLLWGLLGIFLFAMVLLTSIQVYQRLRK
- a CDS encoding tetratricopeptide repeat protein; translation: METVRKISVFCLLAMPLVVFGQDQAILHQAFSKSYTQESAHNYKGAIAELSAHYTESSYELNLRLAWLSYLAGLFNESVTYYQKAAKLMPAATEPLWGIINPYTKTENYNDIEQIYLSILKLDPKNAKANYSLGILYYYRKDFINAKKYLDVSLNLYPFDYDSMLMSAWTNYFLGKLNEAKILFNKVLLSNPNDKSALDGLGLIK
- a CDS encoding thioredoxin family protein, which codes for MYKIFLILCLFPILNLNAQLGPGNTAIPFSLKNVDGKTISLYSLEDMNGAILVFTCNSCSYSKSYEERINQLHKKYAPKGFPVIAINPNDPKIDTKDSYENMVKYFNEKKYSFYYLQDITQEIAKAYDVQELPYVFLLQKYTGGNWGVEYTGAIDDSLQNNQKIKNRYVETAIQQIQDSVEVNPTSTKTIGCGIKWRGSNNTNK
- a CDS encoding 3-hydroxybutyryl-CoA dehydrogenase — its product is MKIQTVGVAGAGIMGQGITTTILLSGYNVILYDINNETLESGKQLITGYINKSQQLGKISAELAQNALSNLITTTTLTELVGELIIEAAPESLAIKQEIFKTVESVNSTETIFATNTSSLSVSQIGSCLINQKRFLGLHFFNPAPLMKLVEIVRSLATTPETVQIVRNFTESLQKQTVIAADTPGFIVNRIARFYYLESLRILEEQVANVETIDKLFEGTNFRMGPFRLMDLIGIDTNHEVTKSIYRGFFDEPRFRPSRIQQTLVNAGKFGKKTRSGFYEYPD